The genomic segment GAAGACCCCAGAAAGAGTATCTGGGAACCCCTCGTGTCCTCAGACCACACTTCGAGAACCACTCACATGCATTTATCACACCAGATTGAAAGGATACTTGCTGCCCAGAGTGAGGTTGAATTTCTGTTcatcttctgcctattttccaattctgcttcttttcattaGAATTTGGACAAGTAAGAAGTGTGGGAAACCATGATACTCTTGTGGTTGCGGTTGTTCAGGATTATCAGCTAAATGATTGAGACACGAGCAAGTATACAAGCACAGTTTAGATTCTTGGTTACTAACCTCGTTCATTGTTGAGTATAACAATCCCACACAAAAGTGCACAAAAGGGTAGTATCAAGTTGAGAATAACTAAAGCAAATACTCATGTAACTAGCAAGCAATAAAAACAAGCAGATTTTGCAACATTCTGAAGCCTCACCACCAGTCACCATCCTGTGCGCCCCTTCATGGATGTATCTCCACCCCTCCTCACTAAAGGTGAGTAGTATCCTGAATTTCATGGTAAtcacttcctcccttttctttataATTGTACCCTCAAATAAAGTCTACTTTTGcctacttttaaatattatataaatggaatatgtaCTGTGTGGAGCTGAGGATCTTTTACTCACTACTGTGTCTGTGGGATGTATCCCTGTTTGTGCACACACTTGTGGTTCTTACTTTTCACTGATGTTAACGGCCCTGTTATAAGCGTAGGTAACAACATATTTACCCACACAATCTTAAGggatatttgggctgtttctagTTCGGGACTATTCTGtgtgatgctgctatgaatatgctTTACTTATATCCTGATGCATGTTTCCATGATGGTTTTCTTCCCAGGGTAAGTGCTAAGGGTGGACTCCCTGGGTCACAGGCTGCGCATATGTTCAACTTTGCTAGATAATGTTTTTAAGGAGCTGTACAAATTGACACACCAAACAGCAGTTGCTCCATGTGGTCACCACACTTGACATTTTCagtcctttaacttttttttgcaggcaatgtatttgtttatctaaaaatttgaaaaatcaaccaaaaactCTTAGACATAGTGTTTGCAAAGTTGTccggaaaaaaaaacaaaattacttattgtcgtgtgtgtgtatatgaaaatGTAATGAAGTGTTAGAtagttaaaaattagaaaatgtaatgaaaaaatcatttcattcatACTTGGAACAATAATAAAGCCTAAATATGTTGGGATGAACCTCAGAAAGACTGTGCAAGACAGATGATCAAGCCAGCAGCAAAACTTCATTGAGACACATGTTgcaaatactccaataaaatggcaatagttgctcttttttctttatgaagtgGTTAcgaaatgtttgctaaatgaatattTGTTCACTAACTGAATGTGCGTTTTTCAGGAAGAGGCTGGCCTTGGCAGTCTCCTATCTCAGACTCTCATTTCCCTTCTTAGTAATGCTTACATGTCTCTTGCCCAAGACAAAAAGAATAAGTTGGAGAAGTTGCTTAATTCTCATTGATGAtcaaggttaaaaaacaaacaaacaaagaaacaccaagtCTCAATGTAAGAGAAAAAACTGTTACATTTTTCATTGGTTTTGGGGGCATCTTATTTGAATCAAATATTCAATTAGAGAGTTATACTTAGAGGCCAAAGATGAGAATAATTTGCCCTGTTAATGCTACGCTGAAAAAATTAAAGTCCACACTTTATTCACATCGACTTAGCTTTTACCTAGTGTTCTTTTTCTGCTCAGGGATGGCACTTAGAATAGGCCACATTACCTTTAATTGCCATGTCTCCTTCATCCCCTCCTGGCTGAGATATTGTCCCGGAGTAGACTTTTCCTGTTATTGTCAAtggtatcatttttaaatgtcattttccaaaattttattgcTAGTATAAGAAGAGGTGACTGAGTTTTAATATTGATCTTGTTTTTAGTGACcttgctaaatttattttaaaattctaatactttgtgttttcttttgtatcgTGTGTACCCAATTACATCCTCTGGAGACAATGagaaaaaatacctgaaaaagtcGGCAAGAGATTTGAACAGGCCCTTCGTAAAGAACATACCcaagtggccaataagcatatgaaacagTGCTGAACCTTATTACCAATAAGGGAAtaggaaataaaactgtaatgaGATATCAGTATGCATCatagaataaaaagtaagaaGTCTGGCAATACTTCTCCACTACTTGGAAAATATGTTTGTTATTATCTGCTAAACCTGAGCATATGTGGATTCTATGACCCAGTTATGTAATCCTAGGCACATACCCAACAGAAGGCCGTAGAAATGTGCTCCGAAAGACACAAGCGAGGGTTTTCATAGCAACATTAAGTACAATGACAAAAGCAGGAGGAAGACATTCCAAATGTTTATCAGTAGTGGGAAAGACACCACACGGTGGCATTGCTAAATGGATGTGACTCATTCCTGCAGCTTAATGAGCCACTGCTGCTCACAACAACACGCTCGGATCTCAGAGACATGCTATTGACTGAAAGAAGCCCTTCATGCAAGTTCCACAACAGGCAGAGTCTAGCGTGTTAAAAGGCAGTAGTGACTCTAGGGCGGAGCTTAGTGATGGGGGAGCAGAGAGGGACACTGGAATGTGATGGGGAAGGGGGCCAGGGCCAGGTTTCTGTTCTGTCCGCAGTGTTTATGTCTTCACTTTGGTTGTGGTTTCAAAGGAGCGcagaagtttatattttatgatttgttgAGCTGTATGCTTAAGATTTGTGCATGACCTTCTATGTATATTATAGAAACTTTTTTGCACGTGTGAAAACGAGGAAtggggaatttttctttttatgtatccAGATACtctcttaatatatattttgttgctCCTTCCAAGATAtcccttgggaaaaaaaagatttttttttggcttattttctgttttgccgCTGCTCATGAACTTCTTGGTATCTCTTCATCTTGtctaaattatcattttttaataggACCCTTTGtcttgaaaagaaatatgaagagaTGTGGAAgatagaagaaaactgaaatttcgATTTCTACAGACATAATTGTCCTCCGTAGATAATTGTATCAAAAAACAGAAGGAAGCTCTTTCTGCCTCTGAGGTGTACAGCAAaacagttccaaattcaaaaGATTTCAAATGGCTAGAAACATCATTCAGGCTTTACTTTCTAAATGTCATTCTGCCTCTCTGAAAAACCTCATTAACCAGAGGAAACTGATACAGGGACTGGAAGTAGTTCTCTGCACCACAGAAAGCTGGTAGGAGAGAATGCACGCAGAAAAATCTCCACAGAGGGATGAAGTGAAAACTGGCTTCAAACAACAAAGGACAAGAAGAGGGAAAAGGGCCAGGGCGTTTATCCTTGCGATGCAGGTACACATTAGGCCAGTCTAAAAACTAGATCTCCCTGGCAGAGATAAGGCTGTATGACTTTTCCAGGTTATTTTGATAAAACTCAAATAAGTTagggaaaatgaaacaaacaaacagatggtGTCTTCCAAAGGAACAGGTTTTAACCCCTTCAGAAACGGACTTCTCCAATGAGTATCACCCAATCCTCAGGAGAAACTTCATAAAGGAAATTGGAAGACAAGTACTAGGAAGCACCTCGTGATCACAACAGCAGAAAGTGGGAAGAGGACACAGGGAAGAAACCAGACAAAAGAATTCGTTTTTCTAATTCTGCATCCATCCCCGTCTTCCAGTTCCTCGGCTATGGCCTTTATTTCAGCCTCTACAGCCATGAGAGCCCCTGGGCAGGACTTCTCCCTGCTTCAGCTCACCTCTAACATGTCTGCCTGTTCCTCTGCCCAGAGCAGAACTTAGTGCCCTCTCTGCCTGAAGACCTCTTGAAGTCAGTACAAATGCCACACTCTGGCATTCAAGAGCCTCCACATCACATCTTGAGGTGACTTTTCCACCCTCAGGCCCCTTGACTCTTAGCACAGAGCTTGTGCATGATTTGAAGCTCCTTCTGTGTGCTCCCTGCAAACTTGTCCATTCCCCTGGCTCTGCTCCTGCTGCTCCCTCCGTCTTCAGCTGTGCTGGCCACCGTGGGAGCCATCAGCCCCATGCTGCCTACTGAGCACTTGACGAGTCCAAACTCAGCTGTCCTATGACTGTAAAAGTGTGCACCATATTTTGAGGCAGTAGGACAAAGAAGAGTGTAACCatgtcattaataattttatattggtaTCTGTTGAAAGATAACATTTGGATatattgtgttaaataaaatatattgttaaaataaacttcacttgtttctttttactcttttgagGCAactaatggaaaattttaaattgcatgtaTGGCTCGCATTATATTTCTTCTGGGCAGCGCTGATGTAGCAGGCCCTCCACCATGTCACCCGCACCATGGCCACCATTTCTGAAGTCACATTGCTTGCCTCCCTATCCTCTTCATCAGCTataattcctttttcctttgagaGTTACCATTGCCACCATGTTGGCACCATGTACCTATCTGAAGGCACTGGCCGAGGTCTCCTTCATACTCtacctgtggcagacaggaaagagcacAGCTTTGGCTGCAATCCACCCATCTTCATGGGTATGTGTGTCTTGGACAcatcacttagcctctctgagcctcagccttgCCCTCTGTCGAATGGGGATGACAATCACCCATCTCAAATATTCACTATGAGGATTATTCAGAGAATGGCACATAGTTAGTGTTCACTATGTGGTAACTAGCACTACGCCTACTAATGCtactgctattatttttattccattagaGCATAAGCTCTCTTAACAGGGAGGATCAGAAGCCATCAGATGTGGGCAGGATGAGCAGGCCCTCTCACCTGAGCAGGTCAACTTTACCTGAGTTTGCAAGTCTCCCTGGAGGGCCAGGCCCCAGGGACCCGACTCCTCGGaccacctcccttccctgagTGCAACGGACCTCCTCTGGGTTGACTGACCTCTGTGACTCCTTGCGTTGGTCTTTGTGTTCTGAGCCACGGATGATTCCAGGCTAATCCAAGCAtccttttacaaaagaagaaacctTGAGGAATTATTCAGCGACCGACATAACCATGCATTTCCAAGTGGAACAGAGATGATGCAACAGAGAGATGACTTTGCTTTCCCACAACCCACTGTGCAGAACTGATGCGATGGCTGACGTTGTGTCAGAGCTGGCATGCAAAGACCAAAAAGCCagagagaagaacaaaacccACATAAGAGGCAGAGTAACCGGAAATGCTGGGCTTATGGTTTCCTTACTGTTGATTAAACAATAATCAAAGATACATTCACTggtgaaaaattggaaaacacacacacacacaaaccacctTGCAGTTTTACAAATGAAACATAATGACTAGTAAAATGTaggtctattttcttttattaaagctTTTCTCTACATACTTTTACATAGTTGCATAGCATGTACAATTTTATACCCTGCTTTTGAATATAACTAGGTGCTTTTTATGTTCTAATGACACAAGtaacatatattcattttagaaaaaatttaaatgtgaataaaacaAGAGAGGCTAAAAATttagtaacatttattaaattctttcaaacaaagtacattaaattttgaaaatgcctATTATTAGATATCCTATCTCTCAGATCTCTTCTTAACATGGGGAAAAATCCATGTACAAACCGTTCTAAAGGTACaagtgaaaagggaaggaatTTTCCCCCCTGTTGTATCCTTAGCCTTATCGGCATTCTCCCCTAGGGCATCTACTATTAATAGATGAATGAAAGTTCCCAGAGAAAAAATTCTATGCGTATATCAGCATACATATGTATACCTTTATAGTAATATAAATCAAAGAATAATACCATATCTGTTATTATATGTATTGcccttttaattaaatatatcttGAATATAGGTCCAGGTCAGCTGATCTTCCTTTTTCATGGCAATTCAGTATTCCATTGTGGATTGCATTACATTATGACTCTGCCAACTCCCTAGtgatatttaatttctcttttttattatgatGGTATTGAAGGGAACATTCATATGTGttcatataatacataatatacaatatatatatacacatatatactcatatataaacACACTTCTGCAGATATATCTATAACTAACTTTCCAGCAGTGGTACTGCAAGTTAAAGGGACGATTCCATTGCTTGAAATTAAAAAGTTTGCAATGTATTGCCAAATTCCATGTGATGTCTCCATTGACCTAGTCTGGACTTTCTCAGAGTATAGCAGGTTCAGGGCAGTCAGACTGCTTACCTGTGGCCGACAGCTTCAGGAACAAAAATTCTAGCGAATAAGGTATATGCTACATGGTCTTTTCTGGCCaatcttaaaaatcaattaatgaattttattttttatttattggctgcaatgggtcttggTTGCtacgcctgggctttctctagttgtagcgagtgggggctactctttgctgcagtgagcgggcttcttattgtggtggcttcttttgttgtggagcacaggctctaggcccacagggttgagtagttgtggcgcacaggcttagtagctccacggcatgtgggatcttcctggaccatggatcgaacccgtgtcccttggattggcaggaggattcttaaccaccgtgccaccagggaggccgcTCAACCGTATAATGTTGAATCATCCTCAGTTTCCTGAAAATAACTCCCCTTGgtcaataaatgctatttttatatACTGCTGGATTCTCGTTGctaatattttttccatattgaatcttttctccattgacaCATTGCCCCTAAAGGTCTCATTTCTTGTGACTGTATCGAATTCAAAACAGCTTagagtttttttctatttctaatgaTATTGTAGACATATGACttcatttctgagtttttctgATTCTGATTTATGTtgctttacataatttttaaatatttaaaaactcctTTGGTAACACTAGGTTAGATTTGCTCTGTCTCGTGCGCTTGTGTTCCTGGTATGTTTCCACTATCTGTAGAGTTACGAGTCTGCTCCtgattctccttctttttctataaatgacTTTGTATGAGATTCAGTCTTCAGAGTCCTCTGTTGCCTGATTTTACAGGAGCTTATTTTTCCTCAGCTCCTAGAAGAAGTGGCTCTGGCTGGTGTTTCTAATTTTATGGAGCTCcctctgctgttgctgctgtgaaGTGTTCAAAACCATGGCTGCTTGCCTCCTGAGTGGTCCTCCCCTCACTGGTCTggtcttctctttccttgtctctgcTGTTTCTATCCTGCTAAGGTTTGATTCCACTCTGAGCACTTTCTCCTCCGTGTAGGGCCCTTTCCCCAAAGGGAGCTGTGCCTGCTTGGTTTGAAAATTACTGGTATCCCAGACTCTTCCAGAGCCTGTCAGAACTTACCCAGGTACCATCACAACTCAGCAGCTATAGCACTGAGAAAAATCCCTTGCAGTTTTCCAGCTGATGTTCTCAGATTGGCCTGCATAGCTTTTGGTAAATACCTCTGGGCTGTCTGGGGGTTCTCATGTCCATTGCTTTCCTCTGCTGTCTCCCACATGCACGGCTCTATCAGGCGGGTCTTGTGGTAATTGGTGATCTGGCCACATCTGCTTGCATTTTTGTGGTTCATGTCAACTAGTTTTCTGTTAAATAGGGTTTTGGTTTCTATCTGGTGGCAATGTCTGTTTTGCTGTGAGGACTGctagaaattcaaaattatactgccaccactgccaccatctCAGAATCTCATTCCCATTTTTGGTGTTGTTTGCTGCATCTTTTCAATTCGTAATACTCTTCATCCATTTGGATGAATGCCACACGTATCTTTCCCACTCCCCTAGTTTAGAAGGAAGCATAAATTGTTTGCTCTCCACCCCATGCAGGTGACGGTACATCAGCACACTTCAAGTGCAAGTGGTTTCTTAGCAATACCTTAGACATCACCAATCAATAATCCATTCTGGGAAGAACTGATTACTTACAGCCAACTAAGAGGAAGGAACAGGAATGGAGGGATATTTGGGAGACATGTTCAGCATATTGTAAAGATCAGAAGACAGGAGATCTCTTGATGATGGGAAACCCAGAGTTCAGGATTGCACCAGGTTTTTACATCCACACTTACCCAGATACTTCCAGCTTCTACTTCAATTTGCTACAAGAGAAGTGATGTTCCTGAACATTAAGCATATGTTAAAATCATAATAACCAACAGAACTGATGCAGCTATCCGTAAAATGATGGAGAATTTCTTCAAACATCTGGTGCTGTCAGGACATGAgagatttcatgcaaatgaagtcATTCTTCTCCACCGCTAGCCCCTTGGTTGACAATTTTGTAAAACCCCTAAGTCTTCTGCCTGCATTCATTCTGCTCTCTGTCCTTTATTTATTGCTTACTGTAGagacagtatttttttcctcaaatctaATCAAGTTACTTTGCCCCGCCTAAAACCCTTCCAAGATCCTCTACTACTCTTAGGACAaagagaagtcttttttttttttttattttttaacaaggtCTCACAATCCCTGTGGTATCTGGCTCTCACTTGCCTTCTAGCCCCATCTCAGATCATCTCAGACCACTCTCTGCCTTGAAAGTCACAATGGCCTCCAGTCCACTCCTTTACCTTACCAGGCATCCTCCcacacagggcctttgcacatgcagtCCCATCTGACCGTCCTTCTGATTTCAGCTCCAGTGTCATTACCTCAGGgtgatcttctttgatttcttcaactaCATTATGTCCTTATATCATAAGTACCCACACTACCACTTACCTCTCCTCTACAGCACTTGTTGCCATTGCATCTTTACTTCTGTGCATTTCCTTCATGGATGTTCTCCCCTGCTTAACCGGATGACCCATGAGAGTAAGCATGACACGCGGCAGCAGCTCCTGCTACAGCTGCACACAGTGTGGATTTAGTACATTCAGGTTGAAAGATAATGCAAGCTTTTCTGAAAACTGAAGagtattactttaaatatcataATTATGAGAACTTATTTTTGTATGCAAGGCTTTCAAAATGTGCTATGCGTCTCCCTGTCTATTTAAGGAGGACAAATAAAGTCATAACTTGATTTTTTTACTGCCTTCTTTTTATCAAAATTAGTTACTGAACGCTAATACAAATTGGTCTCAGAAATATTGAGCTAGAACCGCTTCTCTCAACAGTAACATCCCCtgattacttgatttttttcccttcattttccttCTAGACCGCCTTCTAATATGTGGTATGTATTTGCATGCAGATGGAAAATCAGACATTTAGATTGTTAGAAGTCTGTACAAAAAATACATTGGCCCTTATTAATGGTCACAAAGGCCCCCTACAAGGGGGCCCGCTTAAAGATATTACTTCATCTCTGGTTTTCAATTACATTCTAGATAGTTGAGATTggcaaaaaaaagcaataaattaagGCTGAGAAAGTTATGTGATGTCTTGCTACTTACAGTTATAAAGCTATACAAAAAATTTAAGATCAAGTGACTTTGACATCATTCTAGATAGAAAAACAATAAGCATCTTTCTTAAACATTATAATCTAcatgtatttattgttttgtaaTAGTGTAACTGGGAATCAAACCTAAttcttatgaaaaagaaaactctcttACAAACAAAGGACCCGCCCCCCCAAATCTcataatctgaaaaaagaaagagacaaattcttttccaaatgaAACAAGCTGTAATAATCAAGTTCAAAAGGATTtggcttatggttttctttaGCATTTAGCAAGTCACTGAAACTTTACAAAACCTTAGAAATCCTCTCATTTTgtatacctttttttcttctactatatataaaatagtgagGAGCTTCAAGAAAAACAGTTTGAAACAGAGCTAATGATTTCAATGACATAGGAAAAGTGAAAGGGAGAACTGAAAGTGGGAAATTCTGCACAAATAGAAAGGCAGAGGGCCATCCTGTATAAATAGTCCACACTCATGGAGAAAGGACATTCACACTGCAATCTCTTGAAGACCTTGCTTCAGCATCTAGTAGGAGAGCAGCTACCCTGTTCCTCTTTTCAtcatgaccaacaggtacatccTCCAAATCGCTCTTCTGCTGTGTGTCTCCACCACAGCTCTTTCCATGAGCTACAGCTTGCTTAGAGACCAACAAAAGCGCAGCAATTTGGCCTGTCAGGACCTCCTGCTGCAGCTACCTGGAGCTCCTCAAGATTGCCTCGAGGACAGGATGAACTTCGAGGTCCCTGAGGAGATTAAGGAACCACAGAAGTTCCAGAAGGAAGATGCCATATTGGTCATCTATGAGATGCTCCAGCAGATCTTAGGGATTTTCAGAAGAAATGTCTCGCGCACTGGCTGGACTGAGCCCATTATTAAGAACCTCCTTGCGGAACTCTGTGGGCAGAGAGATCGTCTGGAGCCAATCCTGGAGGAAATCATGGAGAAGGAAAACTTCACCAGGGGATACATGACTGTTCTTTACCTGAAGAAGTACTACTTGCGGATCATGCAGTACCTGAAGTCCAAGGAGTACAGCAGCTGTGCCTGGACTCAAGTGCGAGTGGAGAtcctcaagaacttttccttcctTAACAGCCTTACAGGCCACCTCCAGAACTGACGATCTGCCACCTGTGGCTCTGGGGACGGACAGTGCTGCCAGTGAGGTCAGGCTCTTCCACCCACGGAAGCTCTTTCAAGTAACTCACAGGCAACGCACTGGATTTGAAAGGATAGTTAAAGActttaagtgttttaaaaattaacttatacattatttatttacttatttatttatttaaagtttttccatgggaaataaattatttttgaaacagaAGTCAACATGgcagttttaattttaacttgattTATGTAACCATCCATATTAGAAATTGCAGAGCACCTAGGAGACGTTCTTTGTAAAATCAGCCTGCAGAGTCAGCGAGTTTCtaatccctgccttcaaggaatttaaaatacaagGAAGCCCTGTGTAACGTACAAGGTATACGCATACTCTCCACGCATCAGCACAGTCCACTTGCTCCAGTCTTGTTCACTTCCTTAAATGCACCAGGCCCTTTGCTGTTGCAGGGCTGCTCTCTGTGccgtgttttgttttggtttggtttttcacTCTGGGAAGTTTGCTCTTCACATGTTACTTAACAgactcctactcattcttcaagtCTCCTACTGCTGACTATTTTGCTGGGACAACTGAAGGCAGTCTAAATAAGCGATCCAAGAATCTCACTGCCATAAGCATGTTTTACGTCTCCTGTGTAGCCCAGATCCCTAATGTAAATAGCTAATTACATTACAACTCCCTCTTTCACGGCAATGGCCTTGCTCCACTCAAGCTCCGTTAGGTAGGGTCTCTATCTCTCATACTCAAGACTATCCCcaaggccaaggaagaaaacaatgaaTTGCACCACATCCTTCTATATTTAGATTGCAACATGAGGACTTTGGGAAAGGTTCAAAGAGTAAAagaggacttccccagtggcccaATTGGTTGCCTCACTGCAagtaagcctgtgggccacaactactgagcctgtgttctagagcccgggagccacaattactgaagcccacaggccaagagcccatgctctgcaacaagaaaagccaccacaatcagaagcccaCGCACGGAAAGAAAGATGAGCCCCAACTCGCTGCatctagaaaaagcccgtgcacagtaacaaagatccaatgcagcctaaagtaaatattaaatcaattaatcaatttataaaaaataagaaaataaaaatatattggtataaaaaaagcagaagaaaaatgtctgaaaataaacaaaagaagaaagaaagtaacATTTCTATTAAAGACAAAGTGGTGtattcttatattaaaaatagaacatgtaaatacaaaaaaatgaagaaatgaatgtaaataaatgagtaacatacacacatacaaatataccTATTTTATCCCATGAGATTCAGCCACAGGACATCCGATTCATTGCCTCCAATTCTGAAAAGAGTTGCATATggatattctctcttttttaattaattaattaatggctgcATTTGGTCTGCATCGCTGCCcctggactttctgtagttgcggtgagcagaggctgctcttcggtgcggtgcacaggcttctctgtgttgtggcttctcctgttgcggagcacaggctctaggcgctcggacttcagtagttgcagcatgtgggctcactagctgtggctcgcgggttcTATAGCACAGGCTCCGAAGCTGTGGCACACACGCTttgttgctccccggcatgtgggatcttccaggaccagggctggaacccttgtcccctgtattggcaggtggattctcaaccactgtgccaccagggaagtcctcgatATTCTTAATATTACTGCACATACCAAATATGACTCAAACTATTTTATAGCTGAAGCAGAAATAACAGGtttggaaataaatgaataattaagagTCTGTGCTGGGACACTAGTCACTGAGAAACAAGTTCCTTCTTACTTCGTGAGTTTTCTTAGGAGCTTGTTAACCAAGAGAAAGCACCTCCCGATTTCCACTCTGACAATTTCCCAGGCACAGTTgctgtctttcttctctttcagctAGAGATGGATTCCCTCGAAGGACCTCTTCATGGCCAGTGCAGGGCCCACCATTCCCAGGGCAGGTTCTTCCTCTCCCATCGCCTGCCCCAAGCACACATGCAGGTGCTCCAGCTGCTGATGGAGTCCAGTGCGGAGTCTGTCCAGGAGGCTGGTGTCCCAGGCAGCAGAGGAGCGCTCTGTGTGGAAGAGGCTGAAGATCTGCTGGAGCATCTCGTGGAGGACAGAGGGGGCCTGACCATTTTGGCAGTGACTGCTGTCC from the Hippopotamus amphibius kiboko isolate mHipAmp2 chromosome 2, mHipAmp2.hap2, whole genome shotgun sequence genome contains:
- the LOC130846488 gene encoding interferon beta-2-like, coding for MTNRYILQIALLLCVSTTALSMSYSLLRDQQKRSNLACQDLLLQLPGAPQDCLEDRMNFEVPEEIKEPQKFQKEDAILVIYEMLQQILGIFRRNVSRTGWTEPIIKNLLAELCGQRDRLEPILEEIMEKENFTRGYMTVLYLKKYYLRIMQYLKSKEYSSCAWTQVRVEILKNFSFLNSLTGHLQN